A genomic window from Armatimonadota bacterium includes:
- a CDS encoding VWA domain-containing protein, translating to MRIARAVVALDAAGVRPVYAVPATAPAVYAVWKVAEVSARSEVQVKWIALKVEGVAPGTVMSTSSAAVDRDTEGAASLVRPAGGWKAGRYRVEITARSGATRGAEFVVTAIGAVHPGLVIRLFADHTYNSMRKTGLAQTFALEWNTPPVTPLIENKFWIEWEGLLTPPTSGRYEFLFLGDGVSFLYIDGRLILPHPMQAPADERTLTLDSSPHTIRLGTVEEVPRGRLSLLWKGPGDRDHVPIDPRYLSHAAAQRHWRRTSRQAAQAGLEWLQSQSVSWQRTHKCFGCHVQGQVIMGLAEARANDYIINEDAYQQLIQLTRERQNPDGSYHNDGQVTATQFAAVGLTAVDQFASVREDATLLKALRWLLPRQQPAGEITIDNVRPPINQGSILTTANSAAAFARAAAETGDPQFRRAADCAVAWIADAATQTTQDKAFKIMALSRLGNPEQRRAAAALAQELVTEQAADGGWKEAGTQSGSNAFATGQALCALRDAGGDIGSPPLQKAVRFLLAHQKPIGAWPRMNTAGESDFAHTMWAAICLAGGPEQITAALTGRIQVTSALRRVGPVRRNLEIVLDVSGSMNARLGTSTRWQTALTVLRSVVARLPDDFNVGLRVYGHRLPSTSPQTCRDSELMVPISRLDRTRFLSALTSLRPRGETPLVYSALQAAADLRPLGGGFIVLITDGEESCRGDPAKAAAQMKAAGLDVTLNIVGFTLKGQQAERQLATFAGATGGRYYSAPSGAALARALRLATTDRFPYKIFDTAGRVVAQGEAGDLGDELPPGRYKVVVQAADDTLTANVTVVADQTAVFAISLRGDRFVLMPR from the coding sequence ATGCGCATCGCACGGGCCGTCGTCGCGCTCGATGCGGCGGGAGTGCGTCCCGTCTATGCGGTGCCGGCGACGGCGCCCGCCGTCTACGCGGTGTGGAAGGTCGCAGAGGTGAGCGCCCGCAGCGAGGTGCAGGTGAAGTGGATTGCGCTAAAGGTCGAGGGGGTTGCGCCGGGGACGGTGATGTCCACCTCGTCGGCCGCTGTGGACCGGGACACCGAGGGAGCGGCGTCGCTGGTCCGCCCGGCGGGTGGGTGGAAGGCCGGGCGCTACCGTGTCGAGATCACCGCGCGCTCAGGCGCCACGCGGGGCGCCGAGTTTGTCGTCACCGCGATCGGCGCCGTCCACCCCGGCCTGGTGATTCGCCTCTTCGCCGACCACACGTACAACAGCATGAGGAAGACCGGCCTTGCCCAAACGTTCGCGCTCGAGTGGAACACGCCGCCGGTGACGCCCCTCATCGAAAACAAGTTCTGGATAGAGTGGGAGGGATTGCTGACCCCGCCCACGTCCGGCCGCTACGAGTTTCTGTTCCTGGGCGACGGCGTCTCGTTCCTGTACATCGACGGTCGGTTGATTCTGCCGCATCCCATGCAGGCGCCGGCAGACGAGAGAACTCTCACGCTCGATTCCTCCCCGCACACCATACGACTGGGCACCGTGGAGGAGGTCCCGAGGGGCAGACTCTCTCTACTGTGGAAAGGGCCCGGGGATCGTGACCACGTACCGATCGACCCGCGCTACCTCAGCCACGCCGCGGCGCAGCGCCACTGGAGGCGTACGAGCAGGCAGGCGGCGCAGGCCGGCCTGGAATGGCTGCAGTCTCAATCGGTGAGCTGGCAGCGGACGCACAAGTGTTTCGGCTGCCACGTCCAGGGGCAGGTGATCATGGGCCTCGCGGAGGCCCGGGCCAACGACTACATCATCAACGAGGACGCCTACCAGCAGCTGATCCAGCTCACACGCGAGCGCCAGAATCCCGACGGGAGCTACCACAACGACGGCCAGGTGACCGCCACGCAGTTCGCCGCCGTCGGGCTGACCGCCGTCGATCAATTCGCCAGCGTCCGCGAGGACGCCACCTTGCTCAAAGCCCTGCGCTGGCTGCTCCCACGGCAGCAGCCGGCCGGCGAGATCACGATAGACAATGTGCGGCCGCCGATCAACCAGGGGTCGATATTGACCACGGCAAACAGCGCGGCGGCATTCGCCCGCGCGGCCGCGGAGACCGGTGATCCGCAGTTCAGGCGGGCCGCCGACTGCGCGGTGGCGTGGATCGCCGACGCCGCCACCCAGACCACCCAGGACAAAGCATTCAAGATCATGGCGCTGTCCCGCCTGGGCAATCCGGAGCAGCGGCGCGCCGCCGCCGCTCTCGCGCAGGAACTGGTGACCGAGCAGGCTGCGGACGGTGGGTGGAAAGAGGCCGGCACACAGAGTGGCTCAAACGCCTTCGCCACAGGCCAGGCCCTCTGCGCGCTGCGCGATGCCGGGGGAGACATAGGGAGCCCGCCGCTCCAGAAGGCAGTACGCTTCCTGCTCGCCCACCAGAAACCGATCGGCGCCTGGCCGCGCATGAATACCGCCGGCGAATCCGACTTCGCCCACACCATGTGGGCCGCCATCTGTCTCGCCGGGGGGCCGGAGCAGATCACCGCCGCACTGACGGGGCGGATCCAGGTAACCAGTGCGCTCCGCCGCGTCGGACCGGTCCGGCGTAACCTTGAAATCGTCCTGGACGTCTCCGGTTCGATGAACGCGCGGCTGGGAACCAGCACCCGCTGGCAAACCGCGCTCACCGTCCTCAGGAGCGTCGTGGCCAGACTGCCGGACGACTTCAACGTCGGCCTGCGCGTCTACGGACACCGACTGCCCTCCACGTCCCCGCAGACCTGCCGGGACAGCGAACTCATGGTGCCCATCAGCAGGCTGGATCGGACCCGGTTCCTCTCCGCCCTGACCTCCCTCCGCCCGCGAGGAGAAACGCCGCTAGTTTACTCGGCGCTCCAGGCGGCGGCCGACCTCAGGCCGCTCGGCGGCGGATTCATTGTCCTGATCACCGACGGAGAGGAGTCCTGCCGGGGCGACCCGGCAAAGGCGGCGGCCCAGATGAAAGCCGCCGGCCTCGACGTCACCTTGAACATTGTGGGCTTCACGTTGAAAGGGCAGCAGGCCGAGCGTCAGCTCGCGACGTTCGCCGGGGCCACCGGAGGGCGCTACTACAGCGCGCCGAGCGGCGCCGCGCTGGCCCGGGCGCTGCGGCTGGCCACCACCGACCGGTTCCCGTACAAGATCTTCGACACCGCCGGACGTGTCGTGGCCCAAGGCGAGGCCGGAGACCTCGGCGACGAGCTGCCACCCGGACGCTACAAGGTCGTCGTCCAGGCGGCCGACGATACACTGACGGCGAACGTCACGGTCGTCGCCGACCAGACCGCCGTGTTCGCGATCTCCCTCCGGGGCGACCGGTTCGTCCTCATGCCGCGCTAG
- a CDS encoding DUF4870 domain-containing protein, producing MEETKGNENRLLAALGYPIWIIALIIVVTDMKKDPFMRLHGWTALFWGIAWFIVWVALQIFVRIPFLGWLIFLFTAPIFWLAWLILSIYYAVQAYNGRTFTIPFVSMYAKRYAA from the coding sequence ATGGAAGAGACCAAAGGCAACGAGAATCGCCTGCTGGCCGCGCTGGGGTATCCGATCTGGATCATCGCTCTCATCATCGTCGTCACCGACATGAAGAAAGATCCCTTCATGCGGCTCCACGGGTGGACCGCGCTGTTCTGGGGGATCGCCTGGTTTATCGTCTGGGTGGCGCTGCAGATCTTCGTGCGCATCCCGTTTCTGGGATGGCTCATCTTCCTGTTCACGGCGCCCATCTTCTGGCTGGCCTGGCTGATCCTGTCGATCTACTATGCGGTCCAGGCGTACAACGGCAGGACGTTCACCATCCCGTTCGTCAGCATGTACGCGAAGCGATACGCGGCGTGA
- a CDS encoding transglutaminase domain-containing protein → MLAGFVQAEIRYEPYAGAVRGPRGTLLARAGNSLDRALLLAAMLRTAGHRVRFAQGALSPAQAEQLVRAAFPAREPSFKSGSGLMTITRRALQHFLLLGNALSQARFGPPEGDAGAWARTVEEARRHVWVQVERDGRWLDLDTSPGVAYGHSLVPAEFVRDELDTAVFPVVEISVEVEMLQDGRREVRTVLRHAVRAADLAAVPIGMFHERKPDASIPVLMVGETRLTGESFPSPVFIGVGPARAPVLNPFGGGGDRLNAEWLKFRIITPSGERAAAYTVFDVDGPAARQSGNAPKDLSAEGLQVILASLDAFLGIGIATGSTPPALLSAMAAEVGDPQSETGVVRLLALIASTYHAVRGALPSSFLTPRPLWYIDSPSIVVARAQPRASPAAASLSMDLTLKSYRLLRPPDDSFTRRGPFYDHLASGVLDHTAERWLLGTAQASGSVGALFETAAMQKVPARLVKTAAEIPSGLFTDDGRLRVSDVLGRGQVAVIPDGRPKDWTSLLGWWSVDQRTGWTEDATEDGGHQAAPEYGTSTRSIAVVNAERVKELGCVVAGAAILAAGLYVAKVGIDRAFSDGGGGGDLEMAMGGATAAAVGLGMMTIACWGSSAQPGGGAGGAGSPPGPPGGAPAPAPPRGPIYGPPAGGGPPRFDPRLTWREPSLPYAPTHPELPTLPGFSDTIPEMPTLPWGP, encoded by the coding sequence GTGCTGGCCGGCTTCGTGCAGGCGGAGATCCGCTATGAGCCATACGCCGGCGCGGTGCGCGGGCCGCGCGGAACCCTGCTGGCCCGCGCCGGCAACTCCCTCGATCGTGCCCTGCTGCTGGCCGCGATGCTGCGGACGGCCGGGCACAGAGTCCGCTTCGCTCAGGGAGCACTCTCGCCGGCCCAGGCGGAACAGCTCGTACGTGCCGCATTCCCGGCCCGTGAGCCGTCGTTCAAGAGCGGCTCCGGCCTGATGACCATCACGCGGCGCGCCCTGCAGCACTTCCTTCTCCTGGGGAACGCCCTGTCCCAGGCGCGGTTCGGACCACCCGAGGGTGATGCCGGCGCCTGGGCGAGGACGGTAGAGGAGGCCAGGCGGCACGTCTGGGTGCAGGTGGAGCGCGATGGCCGCTGGCTGGACCTCGACACCTCCCCTGGAGTTGCCTACGGCCACAGCCTCGTCCCGGCCGAGTTCGTGAGAGACGAGCTCGACACGGCTGTTTTCCCCGTCGTCGAGATCAGCGTGGAGGTCGAGATGCTCCAGGACGGCAGGCGAGAGGTGAGGACGGTACTTCGACACGCCGTCCGCGCCGCGGACCTGGCCGCAGTGCCCATCGGTATGTTCCACGAGCGCAAGCCCGACGCGTCGATCCCGGTGCTAATGGTTGGCGAGACGCGCCTCACCGGCGAATCTTTCCCGTCGCCCGTGTTCATCGGCGTGGGCCCGGCCCGGGCGCCCGTGCTGAATCCGTTCGGCGGAGGCGGCGATCGGCTCAACGCAGAGTGGCTCAAGTTCCGCATCATCACACCGTCGGGAGAACGGGCAGCGGCCTATACCGTGTTCGACGTCGACGGCCCGGCCGCGCGGCAGTCCGGCAACGCTCCGAAGGACCTCTCCGCCGAGGGCCTCCAAGTGATCCTCGCCTCCCTCGATGCGTTCCTGGGCATCGGCATCGCCACCGGCTCCACGCCGCCGGCTCTGCTCTCGGCGATGGCCGCCGAGGTCGGCGATCCACAGAGCGAAACCGGCGTCGTCCGTCTTCTTGCGCTGATCGCTTCAACCTACCACGCGGTCCGCGGAGCCCTCCCCTCGTCCTTCCTCACCCCGCGGCCGCTATGGTACATCGACTCGCCCTCCATCGTCGTCGCACGCGCGCAACCCCGCGCCTCTCCGGCGGCCGCCTCTCTGTCGATGGACCTGACGCTCAAGAGCTACCGCCTGCTGAGGCCTCCGGACGACTCGTTCACACGACGCGGGCCGTTCTACGACCACCTCGCCAGCGGCGTCCTGGACCACACCGCCGAGCGATGGCTCCTCGGAACGGCACAGGCCTCCGGGAGCGTCGGGGCGCTCTTCGAGACGGCCGCCATGCAGAAGGTGCCCGCGCGGCTGGTCAAGACCGCGGCAGAAATCCCGAGCGGGCTCTTCACGGACGACGGACGGCTCCGCGTGTCCGATGTACTCGGCCGGGGACAGGTGGCCGTCATCCCGGACGGCCGGCCGAAGGACTGGACGTCGTTGCTCGGCTGGTGGAGCGTCGACCAGCGGACGGGGTGGACCGAGGATGCCACCGAAGACGGCGGCCATCAGGCCGCGCCCGAGTACGGCACGTCCACCCGGTCCATCGCGGTCGTCAACGCCGAGCGGGTCAAGGAACTGGGATGTGTGGTCGCCGGCGCGGCAATCCTCGCCGCGGGGCTGTATGTGGCCAAGGTCGGGATCGATCGCGCGTTCTCGGACGGCGGAGGAGGCGGAGATCTCGAGATGGCGATGGGCGGAGCGACGGCGGCCGCGGTCGGACTGGGAATGATGACGATCGCCTGTTGGGGGTCGTCCGCGCAACCCGGAGGCGGCGCGGGCGGAGCAGGCTCTCCGCCAGGGCCCCCGGGCGGAGCACCGGCCCCAGCGCCCCCACGAGGCCCGATCTATGGACCGCCGGCCGGAGGCGGCCCTCCCCGCTTCGATCCCCGCCTCACATGGCGGGAACCGTCGCTCCCTTACGCTCCCACCCATCCTGAGCTGCCGACGCTCCCAGGATTCTCGGATACGATCCCGGAGATGCCGACGCTGCCCTGGGGGCCGTGA
- a CDS encoding Os1348 family NHLP clan protein — MSLEAVAEVLARAVEDAEFRTRLVEDPAGAVAGYALSPAEIASFRDGELRRLVMERAPGTEMDTT; from the coding sequence GTGAGTCTGGAAGCCGTCGCCGAGGTCCTGGCCCGCGCCGTAGAGGATGCGGAGTTCCGGACCCGTCTGGTGGAGGACCCCGCCGGCGCCGTCGCCGGCTACGCCCTGTCCCCCGCCGAGATCGCCTCGTTCCGGGACGGGGAGTTGCGGCGGCTGGTCATGGAAAGGGCCCCCGGAACGGAAATGGACACGACCTGA